Within Gasterosteus aculeatus chromosome Y, fGasAcu3.hap1.1, whole genome shotgun sequence, the genomic segment tttaCTGAATGTATATAGCAATCTACATTTTTTCGAAACTCATAAAAGCATACATTTTAAGTTGTGGTTATTCAGAATGTTTTAGTATAATAGAACAGAGTAGTAGCTGGATTTAATTGAAACAAATATAAAGTTCAATTTATCCAATTTATAATAAAACCAATTTCATTCAAATTTGTTCAGAATTAAGAGTTACCGATTTTAGAGAGGACTGCAAGTCTTAATATGTTTAAATTTAGCTGATCTTAACCTCTCTGTTGAATCATAAGTATTGCCAAGTAGGTTTTTACTTACTAGGGATTTGTCTTGGTGTTACTGGTGCATAATAAATATGACGTAAAATTAATAACCacgttaaaaatgtatatttgactaCGTTACCTCTTAAAGTCGACaccgtgacgtcatcaagttCGTCCATGCTGTTAGCAGTTTTAGCTAGCAAGTtaaataacgttagctaacgttagctagcaagttagttagctaacgttagctagcaagtTAGCTAGCTAACCGTGCTCGGCTGCAACAGtgcacacaacaaataatattaaatataatatttaaaatttatCGGATTAAAAAAACTGAGATATTCGATACAACTTAACCTGCAATGAAATACGAATTCAAACCGTCTCGGACGAGGCAGCTTTATTGCGGAACTGTAACGTTCCCTCCAGTGAGCCGTGTGTGTTCCATACTGCGCATGCCCAACTTTCAACAGACACGATAAACAGGTGATGTCTCACTTCTTTAAAGAACGGCTGAATGTATTATGCTCACTTAGATTCTGAATAAAACGCGTTGTTTTTCAGACGGAAAAtttgtttaatctttaatgAGGCCTAACGTAAAATAGCGGGACAGCCTTCCCACTGCTGAGCCATAGACTGCTACCATTTACAAAACAGGGGTTTATGgcagtaattattttttttcaaatgaattaaaaacaactagttttggggtgtttttaagaatgtataaatatatatttgttataaTTGTGTATAGCTTGACTAAATTGTTGCCCATTTCAGATTAATTATTCTGTAAAGATAACTAAATAAGAACTTACACCCCACATTTAAAATAGATAAACTACCGGTAATTTCTACCGGGCTGGATATAACGTGTTGGCTTGCTGCACTCGCCTTAACGTTAGGAACCTTGCTCCTCCAAGATGATCTGCCGTTGTTTCATATGCTATATTTTTGTGGCGTTTACACTGAAAAACATTGAGTCACAACTCTTTACACAGTCGCAGCCCTGACTTTCGCGTGGTGTGTGGCATTGATGGCTGTCCTAGTGAGTATAGAGTGCATAACATAACATGATTCAGACACATTCTGGGGACCTTGGTCAACTGAAGAGTGATGTGATGGGAGTATTTGACCAGTTTAATGACCCTTTCAGTCAAATCGCTACAACACATTTGCAGGATAAGACAATCAACGAACTGTTACAGCCAGTTGAACCAGAGAcgattatatataaaaatgtagtGTCAAACGGTTTGTTATGAGAGTTCTTACCATTAAACACCATTACTTTTATTATATACCATTGTTGAAAAGTTTGCAATAATTGAACAGGGGCCACAGCCATGCCCGGATGGATTTTTTCACGATTTAATTGatggagacatttttaaatcacaccCACTGTTTTTGAGAGTTCCCACAGCATTGCAATTCATTTCATATACAAATGAAATTGAATTGTGCAATCCTCTTGGATCTCgggcaaacaaaaacaaattgttattgatttattaCACCTTAGGTAACATCAACCCTAAATACAGATCAAGACTTGCTGCCATTCGTCTGCTTGCCATGGtaaaatcaaaagatatttCTGATTGTGGTATTGATAAGGTGCTTGAGAGCATTAATTGTGACTTGATTGAGCTGTATGATGTGTTAAAAGTTGTTACTGCAAAGGGTGAGAAGACAATTTTTTGGGCGCTTATGACTGTGTGTGGAGACACTCTAGCTCAACATGAAGTGGCTGGATTTAAGGAAGGAGTAGGGTTTGCTTACAGTAAATGCAGACACTGTGAATGCAACTTTGACGACACGCAGGAACAATTGAATGAAGATTTGTTTGTTGAAAGGACCATGACAAGTCATATCGACAATGTAGAGACATTGAAAAAGCAAGCACTGACTTTCtgaaagaaaatctaaaaatgaCATATGGTATTAATAGGAGAAGCAAATTAACAGAATTTCCTCACTTTGATATAATCAATCAAACTCCACAAGACATAATGCATATTATTCTTGAAGGTGTTGCCCCAtatgaaatcaaatgtgttttacagCATCTTGTGCTTTCAGGGCATATGGAGTTAGACGCATTCAACAGTGCAATTATTGGTTTCCCATACTCTCTTTTGGATGCAAGAGATAAGCCTTGCCCCATATCGGTCAATACACTGTCATCAAATGACAATAAACTGAAACAGTCAGCAGggcagatgctggttttgttaAAGAGCATGCATGAATGTAGTCAGAATGTGCATGAGACACATCCATTTTTTTCAAGTGAAGTTGATATGGGCCCAGTCTCTGAGGTTAAAAATATTCACTACGTAGAAGGAAAGATTAAAGACTTCTTAGAAATACAGCACCTTCAACATATAGTTTTGGTAAAGTGGATAATGCAACATGGAAATAAGTGTAGATGTGAGATTTGTATGTGTCATCAATAGTACTCCAGAGTTTGGACTTGTGAAAAACATCTACATAGTAAATTCTTCACTGTATTGTTTTGAATGCCAGCCTCTCTCTATAAATGAGTGGAATGATCATTATTTATCTTATAAGGAAGAAGTTCCCTACCTAGCTCAAGCCAATATTTTTGTGGATGCTGAAAAACTTGATTGAAAGAATAGTTCAACATTCTGGGAATCCCTAGTCTTGTGATCACCATAAGGCAAACCGCAGAGACTCCAGAACTTTGAGTTTTTGTCCAAATCCGTTGAAACTTAAGGATTTCTTTTAAACAAGATATATTTTCTtccaaaaaaatccaaaaagtcTAATTCCTGAAACAAGACGATTTATCTTTTGCAACCAACACAGCAGCTTAAAATCTCTTCAAAAGTCAAAAAAGCTTGTTTCATATGACATATGACTCAAAACTAGATGTTTTCAAGACCTTTTCACTTAACTTAAGATATTCAAGATGTATTGtcataaaacaaagtaaagttcACCTGAGTGAACGCTGTCATGTCTGGTCAGTTTGAACTTCAGCCTTCACGGGTGTTTGCTCCATCACCTCGTCAAACCCAAAGCTTCACTTCTGTGCTCCTTTTGTAACAGTTTGAAACCACAGGCAGGTTGTAGTTGCCGGGCTTTTTTAGTCTGTCCGtatctgtttgtctctctctctctctctgtccatggCTCTCAATTGTACCGTGTGTGGTAAATGTAGCGCGGGTAAACACCTCTGCCAGCCCCGTGGGATGGTCATGTGACTGTGCTGTGAGGGTGTTTGCAGGTCGCTCCCATGCTCAACCAGCCATGCCGTGTTGACTCTCTGCACACAGAGCTCTCTGGGCAGTAAATAACATGGTGCCGGAGCCAAGGGCCTCCGGACAGGGCCACGGGGCGGTGCTGGGTTGGGGTGACGGGGGAtagggcgtgggggggggtcaagacgccacaaagaaggaaaaaatgtACGCCTCGGGGCTCCGCGATACTAAATCAACAGACTGGGGAGGAGAGCGGCAGGTGGAGTCGGCAGGCTCGTCCCTGGCGCTGAGAGGCTTGACGTTGGACCCTCCGCTGGATGCAGATGTGTTTGATCAAGCACGTCAGGAGCAAAGCCAGCAAATGGGAAGACGGCAGCTTCCGTTACGTGGCGCACAGCGGTGAGCAGGAGGGCACGAGAGCAGTAGGGAGCGGCAAGGATCGGAACGGCAATAAATTAACATATTGGTTTTgtctaaaatatttatttgcaatgaatataaaaaatgtaggATATAAGCACCGCCCCAGGTTATTTCTGCCAAGTTTTAGGTTTAAATTGTAGGATATCCTGAAAGTTCAAACATTTGCTTAATATTAAAGCATTAGTAATTAAAACGTCACAGCATATGACAGGATGGAGGTGGTAGGTTTTTTTTaggagacacagaaaaaagctcTTACTGAATAACTAAAGATGATTCTGTGTCGTCGCGCCCCGCGACGCAGTGACAAACGGACCGGAGCGAGCGCTTCTGGTGCCCGTAGAGGTGAACTCCAAGTCGCAGGTTTGCAGAGATGCTTCTCTGCCTCGACCTGCATCCTGAACATGAAGTGCCCCAGGTTTTACACTTCAGATAAACGTCCTCCATGAGACATGTCCTGTTCTGAAAGACCTTTGGTTATTTTCTCTGTGAGAAACAACCATCATGACCGTGTGGTCAGTTTTCTTTTGACATATTTCAGGTTGGGTGTTAGTGTCTGCCTGCCGCTGAATGGTCACGCTTTAACCAACACTCCTCTTTGTGCTTTATTGTCCAGCCTCTTGTTCAAagatcaccccccctcccccctccagtgATGTTGGAAACGACAGACAGAGACCTCCATGGTCCCAGAGGACTTCCTAGAATACTGTGAATTAGCCGTAAATCTGCACTCTGCCCTTCTACCTTTATTTTTCTTGCTTATCTTGACTGTCCATACACCCTCCCCCGTGTGACATCTCCCCATTACACTGTAAATCAGGTTCATTGAGGGGCCCACCCTCAGACATTTGATCCACACGCAACACAAACCGATACTTTACTTTCTCTGTGTTGTGAATGCGCACATTTAGGGCCGGGTATCGACCCTCAGTCCATTTTAGGTATCGTTCAGCACTGTCCATCAAATATTCAGGTACTTTCTTACTTATATCCAaaacttttttctcttttctttcaggcaaggtttttgttacatttgaaaATTTCAGACATTTGGCGTCTCTATTCATACAGAAATATGCCGATGACTTTTTTCATAGAGTCGTATCGTGGGATAAACTTTAGTGAGGACATTACACAATATCATGCCATAATTGTGCTAAACCCATTCTTAATGTGGTTTGGTCTTCTTCTCTAAAGATTAAACACCCCCACAAAATTCTGTTTCTCATCACTAATGCTATAATTAATCTGTATTGGTGAACCGCTGCACCGgcataaaatgaaatgtatctTTGATGCCTGTGAGGAAAAGAAAGCACTCTGCCTGACCACCTCTGTTCCTCCTCATACATGTTCACTTATATCTTAATCCTTCCTTGTGTATCTTCTTGGGGTCAGTTATATTCCCGTGTTGAGTGACCCCTTATAGATTCAATCTCTGttataaagtattttttcacTGCTAATGCATGGTTTACTCTAAAAAAGCAGTGTGACCCAAACTGGGATCTGTGTTCACAGGGCAAACGCTTTTACTATTACCTGAAGTCAAACATTGCTCACAGTTTGATGTCATTGTACATTCCACAGCGCTGGTGCGCAACAACCCGCCAGTCTTGACCTTATCTCAGCACAGAAAACAGCATTTTAGAGGAATGAATCCCCTTCGGGATAAGGACATCTACATGCCGGGGTCGGTTACCTGGAGACTGGCGGTCTCTGGTGCTCCATAGCTGTGTTTACCTGTATCCCCGTCTCCCTGGTATGTTGAAACTCCCTAGGTAAATATTGGTAGAGTGTGAGAAGAGAAGTTTTGCATAGCAGGCTGACCTTGGCAATGGAACAACATGTTAATCTGTACAGCATGCGGTTTCTCCCAAAGCTTCCTCGCAGTTCTTGACCTTACGTCACAGTCAGGATTTTTGGCTTTCTGTTTTCAAAGGTGTGTCTGATTAAAACCAGAGGTGGACGGAGCGCATTAGTCATAGTAGTAGTTTGGGAAGCGCCATCTAATGTCCGTGTCCTGAGATTGATGTCATGGGAGGAGACTGGGTGTATTGTACGTCgccttggataaaagcgtccgctaaaagacatgtaatgtaatgtaatgtaattcctCACATTCATCTGTTAAACGCGTTTATTCAGCTGAAGagtttgtttcctctctgttgGAGTCTTACACTTTTGTTGTAATGTTACCGGTCCAACCATGCACAATAATGTGCACCTGGTCTGTCCTGGGTTGATAACTGCCTCACATAAAACTGGATTTAAATATATATCGCTGTAGCACATGATGTGACAGCCTCGGCTTCGTGCAGGTGATGTCAGTTTGTGGCTTCGAGCTCTCCTGCGTGGCTCTTTCTTTGCAGCAGCACATGGATAGGGAGTTCCTCGGGCTTGCTAATGGCAATATGCCCTTCAGCTCAGATGAAGACGGACAAGTCTACTACATTGCATAATGGAATGCATGGCATTAAAGTGGGATGAAACCAACACCAGTCTCAGCCACCTTCCTCCGCCAACTCTGCAGTCGATGCACCTTCAACTACATCGCTTAAATTACTTTTCTTATATTGAaggattgttttgtttggcattATTTGAGCCCCTATCTTGGATTGTGTTTGGAGTATGTAAGAACaacccccgcccctcccctcccaaaaaaatgaaGCGAATAATTGATATGAGCAAACATGGAAGCGGCCTTTAAATTACTAATGAGTCGAGCTTCAAACCTGTGACACCGAAGGCCGGGGCCCTCCTGACTCACAGGGCACGTGCACGCAGGCGATGCCGCTGCACATGCAGCTGCAAAGAACTCAACTACAacgcactgcatgaaaagtgagattttcgtccccgtaaacgcccgggaatctccctaatttccgacaatttgcaacccacgcacgtcgcgtttgtctgtgccacaaattgtcggaaacgaaccatgacgtaggcggagagctggcggaggtgcgaatggcccgaattagcatatgaatgcagcgaaaccgcgggtggccgagccgagcgggcttgaatatccttactccttattggatgaaaccacaacttacgaacaaataaaatcactcgtgattggcagcaaaaccacactagtttatgattggatgaaaccacaactttcaatcactcgtgattgatcggcagatctgtcgctattggtcacccgcctcattttatttatatattcatattatgctgtatattcatttcatggttatcctatgcaggctactacactattattaggataccaaccaggacatcaatgaatttatagagaagtgcgatgcgatgcgtaccgacacaacacatctatcaatgcacctgaaacaagtcagcaaataaactctgaccctctttcttctcgctcgactccgcgctgaatccttcgcagcttccgctcgcaGTGAgcgttccggctgaacctgaagctcctgcgtacgtctcaaaatacgtctcacaggcggctggaaaacaattaaatgagtgtggtatgaatacaaaaaaaatcaaacgcaagtcacagtaacatttaacaaggaaggagaaacagtgtcacttacacacaatgacgtcgtctaaatctggacttttcccggagcaaatacgaggtcaccgcctcactATGAGgagagattagtctgtgaaaacaaaatgtagttatgatcggtatctatacgtatatattcccttatagcgcagaatgaaagcatattctgtaaatctgacccttgctccggttcgtagcgcctgtaattcgtctcggagttgtgaagacggcgcagcgcttcctgtaaacgacacggcaaagaaaacgcactttaataaagctgtttctgctcacttgtaaggctactaggctactcttagcttagcttgaggctacgctactcttagcttagcttgcagtcatcgaacgtattcttaccgctatcgtgggatcgtgcgcccgtctcctcttctttgagtcggttcctctcctccatggacagaaacccgcagagtcccgaacgctctagtggagcgaaccgctcgttgatatcggcagtttgttgttggagttgacgagacgatccactgagagctttcagcagcttcttctcgtttgtctgcggactggccgaaagttggtgaccgcggagaggagttgaaggcgagttgagcgtgagacgtcgtcccgccattattcacgaagcagtaaaaaccaaacaaaggaactggagatacagttcttctgaatatagtaacacacgtgtctgtttgtatgctcgtcttgcaagtactgctgtctgagtcatccctatgacctcacacgtgattggacaaggagtctaagggtcctccaatcacatgcgaggttattgttatacggaaggaccagtattttaggaagacaaatggttgggactttgaaacagctgatatgctttatgtaaagcagtgttttggtgtcagcggaacgactttccctagaaaactgtacagtggtgcctctttctccattccaccagacaatgagtctgacagacatgcaatgttgacaatgta encodes:
- the LOC144391250 gene encoding uncharacterized protein LOC144391250 yields the protein MAGRRLTLNSPSTPLRGHQLSASPQTNEKKLLKALSGSSRQLQQQTADINERFAPLERSGLCGFLSMEERNRLKEEETGARSHDSGSAAPSSQLRDELQALRTGARTNLSS